A window of Costertonia aggregata contains these coding sequences:
- a CDS encoding DUF1573 domain-containing protein, producing MQKTFLALFTAIALVSCKENASSKIDSTNVAVAAERDAASKSLPVMSFDKSEHDFGTIENGAAQETIFTFTNTGDAPLIITDAKSTCGCTVPEFPKNTPIAPGDSGELLVKFNGTGQNQVTKQVTVTANTAKGQEILRIKAFVNPKGEQLSIPMKK from the coding sequence ATGCAAAAAACATTTTTAGCCTTATTTACAGCTATTGCCTTAGTTTCCTGTAAAGAAAATGCTTCAAGTAAGATAGATTCGACCAATGTTGCCGTAGCAGCTGAAAGGGACGCCGCTTCAAAAAGTCTCCCTGTAATGAGTTTTGATAAGTCTGAGCACGATTTCGGAACTATTGAGAACGGTGCTGCACAAGAGACCATATTTACTTTTACCAATACGGGCGATGCACCTTTGATCATTACAGATGCAAAGAGTACTTGTGGGTGTACGGTACCCGAATTCCCAAAAAATACACCAATAGCCCCAGGGGATTCCGGGGAACTTTTGGTCAAGTTCAACGGAACGGGACAAAATCAGGTCACCAAACAGGTAACAGTTACCGCCAACACGGCCAAAGGTCAAGAAATTTTGCGTATCAAAGCCTTTGTGAACCCAAAAGGGGAGCAACTCTCTATCCCAATGAAAAAATAA
- a CDS encoding PUR family DNA/RNA-binding protein, with product MSDKDLIDQEEIYSKVLRAGRRTYFFDVRSTKAGDYYLTITESKKFTHEDGSFHYKKHKIYLYKEDFEGFRELTEEMMDYIIDAKGTEVISERHQKDFKKEEPNENTESSEGSFTDVSFDDI from the coding sequence ATGAGCGACAAAGATTTAATAGATCAGGAAGAAATTTATTCCAAAGTTTTACGTGCGGGGAGAAGAACTTATTTTTTTGATGTTAGAAGTACAAAAGCTGGAGACTACTATTTGACCATTACGGAGAGTAAAAAATTTACACACGAAGATGGCTCTTTTCATTACAAAAAACACAAAATCTATTTATATAAAGAGGATTTTGAAGGCTTTAGGGAGCTTACAGAAGAAATGATGGATTACATTATAGATGCCAAAGGCACCGAAGTAATCTCAGAAAGGCACCAAAAGGATTTTAAAAAAGAAGAGCCTAACGAGAATACCGAATCATCAGAAGGTAGCTTTACCGATGTAAGTTTTGATGATATCTAA
- the pepT gene encoding peptidase T produces MQNIIDRFIGYVKIDTQSDASSKTTPSTKKQWVLAHKLVEELEQIGMQNVTIDENAYIMATLPSNVDHEVPTIGFISHFDTTPDFSGTNVNPQIIKNYDGKDIILNKEQNIVLSPQYFEDLLLYKGQTLITTDGTTLLGADDKAGVAEIITAMEYLIKHPEIKHGRIRVGFTPDEEIGRGAHKFDVPAFGAEWAYTMDGSQIGELEYENFNAAEAKMSISGKSVHPGYAKDKMVNAIVVANEIVSRLPKNEVPEKTTDRDGFFHVHHMNGEIENAEIELIIRDHDRTKFEERKLLLEHIVQNLNKSYNDCITLKIHDQYYNMREKIEPVFHIVEIAKEAMQAIGIQPIIKPIRGGTDGSQLSFMGLPCPNIFAGGHNFHGKYEYVPVESMQKAVKVIVKICELTAKK; encoded by the coding sequence ATGCAAAACATTATTGACCGATTCATTGGCTACGTAAAGATTGACACCCAGAGCGATGCCTCTTCCAAGACTACCCCAAGCACAAAAAAACAATGGGTTTTAGCACATAAATTGGTTGAAGAACTGGAGCAAATAGGTATGCAAAATGTCACTATTGACGAGAATGCCTATATCATGGCCACGCTGCCCAGTAATGTTGATCATGAAGTGCCTACCATCGGTTTCATTTCGCATTTTGATACTACGCCTGATTTTTCAGGAACTAATGTAAACCCTCAAATCATCAAAAATTATGATGGGAAAGATATTATCCTGAACAAAGAACAGAACATTGTGTTATCGCCGCAATACTTTGAGGATTTGTTGCTCTACAAAGGCCAAACCTTAATTACCACCGACGGTACGACCTTACTGGGAGCAGATGATAAAGCCGGAGTTGCCGAAATAATAACGGCCATGGAGTACCTTATTAAACATCCAGAAATTAAACATGGAAGAATTAGAGTAGGGTTTACACCCGATGAGGAAATAGGCCGTGGCGCACACAAGTTTGATGTACCGGCTTTTGGGGCCGAATGGGCGTATACCATGGACGGTAGTCAAATAGGCGAATTGGAATATGAGAATTTTAATGCGGCCGAGGCCAAAATGAGTATTTCAGGCAAAAGCGTTCATCCTGGCTATGCGAAGGATAAAATGGTAAATGCTATTGTGGTTGCCAATGAAATTGTTTCACGCCTTCCGAAAAACGAAGTACCAGAAAAAACTACCGATAGGGATGGTTTTTTTCATGTTCATCACATGAACGGTGAGATTGAAAATGCAGAAATTGAGTTGATCATACGCGACCATGACAGAACCAAATTTGAGGAACGAAAGCTACTCTTGGAACATATAGTTCAAAATCTAAATAAGAGTTACAACGACTGCATCACATTAAAAATACATGATCAGTATTATAACATGCGTGAAAAAATAGAGCCTGTTTTTCATATCGTGGAAATAGCAAAAGAAGCCATGCAGGCTATCGGAATACAACCCATCATAAAACCCATACGTGGCGGTACCGATGGTTCACAACTGAGTTTTATGGGCTTGCCCTGTCCCAATATTTTTGCAGGTGGACATAATTTTCACGGTAAGTACGAATATGTGCCTGTTGAGAGTATGCAAAAGGCGGTTAAGGTCATCGTGAAAATTTGTGAATTAACAGCAAAGAAATAG
- the yajC gene encoding preprotein translocase subunit YajC gives MLEQYPFLPLILIFVVAYFFMIRPQMKRQKDEKKFAEALKKGDRVITKSGMHGKIMELNDKDSSCVIETMAGKLKFDRSAISMEMSKKLNPPPAKK, from the coding sequence ATGTTAGAACAATATCCTTTTTTACCGTTAATATTAATATTTGTCGTGGCTTATTTTTTTATGATACGCCCTCAAATGAAACGCCAAAAAGACGAAAAGAAGTTTGCTGAGGCCTTAAAGAAAGGTGACAGGGTTATTACCAAAAGTGGTATGCACGGCAAGATAATGGAATTGAACGACAAGGATTCATCTTGCGTAATCGAAACCATGGCAGGTAAATTAAAGTTCGACCGCTCGGCTATTTCTATGGAAATGAGTAAAAAACTAAACCCGCCCCCGGCAAAAAAATAG
- a CDS encoding PepSY domain-containing protein gives MTVSIWRYSHLLLALASALFLTIASLTGIVLAFEPMQNAVQPYHIAGSEKLSLSETMVALNSSYDEVLSLEIDANDFISASVITKSGESETIYIHPKTAEKLGSPKAQAPIFQFATNLHRSLFLKGLGRFFVGLVSFLLCLIAITGLFLILKRQGGLMKLFSKVQKEYFELRYHVIFGRLFLLPIIIIAATGVYLSAEKFSLLPENTTIHELKNAKTEVDLSIEASELPIFKTIVLKDVKSVNFPFSKAPEDYFEVSLSDREIYVHQYTGEVLSEIQYPFTVLASRWSTLLHTGQGSFLWSVILLLASVSILFFIYTGIVMWRRRTKNTKIDRVDKDECSHIILVGSETGSTFGFAKLLKQALVKSGKSVFLGKLNSYSTYKKAQHLIVLTATYGDGQPTTNARKFEQLFKTVQATKKVQYSVVGFGSLLYPRYCSFAVTVENLLDASPYFEQTIPLYKINNQDERSFLDWAKKWEEKTSVSLKIKFPEKKKKQLKKNSFRVVEKTDLNKDDTFLIRLRPEKNIQFQSGDLAAITPKQDNFERLYSIAKIGDDILLSVKKHKFGICSPFLSDLAIATRMNIRIKKNPDFHFPRQAKSVVLIANGTGIAPFLGMLFENIGKIPVHLFLGLRTKKSLQLYSDMLSNARAKEYVSTVNIAYSKENQKKYVQDLLKDNIKIISETLSEGGAIFICGSLAMQHGVLEVLDDITYTELKKPLSDFEQQQQLKMDCY, from the coding sequence ATGACCGTCTCTATCTGGAGGTACAGTCATTTATTATTGGCTTTGGCCTCGGCACTTTTTTTAACGATCGCATCGCTTACAGGTATAGTTCTGGCCTTTGAGCCAATGCAAAACGCCGTGCAGCCCTATCATATTGCCGGTAGCGAGAAACTATCGTTATCGGAAACCATGGTCGCATTGAACAGCTCCTATGACGAGGTACTTTCTTTGGAAATTGATGCGAATGATTTCATATCGGCATCGGTAATTACCAAATCCGGAGAAAGTGAAACAATATACATACATCCAAAAACCGCCGAAAAATTAGGAAGCCCAAAAGCACAAGCTCCAATTTTTCAATTTGCGACCAATCTACACCGATCCCTTTTTTTAAAAGGTTTGGGACGTTTTTTTGTGGGCCTTGTTTCGTTCTTGCTCTGTCTTATCGCCATTACCGGATTATTTTTGATACTAAAAAGACAAGGTGGACTCATGAAACTCTTTTCCAAGGTGCAAAAAGAGTATTTTGAGCTACGTTACCATGTGATATTCGGACGACTGTTCTTATTGCCTATCATTATTATCGCAGCTACCGGGGTATACCTTTCCGCAGAGAAATTTTCGTTATTGCCCGAAAACACGACCATTCACGAATTAAAAAACGCTAAAACGGAAGTTGATCTGAGCATAGAGGCATCTGAACTGCCCATTTTCAAAACAATTGTATTGAAGGATGTAAAATCTGTAAATTTTCCCTTTTCCAAAGCACCTGAAGATTACTTTGAGGTTTCCCTGAGCGACAGGGAGATTTACGTACACCAATATACGGGTGAGGTTTTAAGTGAAATACAATATCCATTCACGGTTTTGGCCAGTAGATGGAGTACCTTGCTCCACACTGGGCAAGGTTCTTTTTTATGGTCGGTAATCTTGTTATTGGCCAGTGTCTCAATCCTATTCTTTATTTATACGGGTATCGTCATGTGGCGCAGACGAACCAAGAATACAAAAATAGATAGGGTCGATAAGGATGAATGTAGCCATATTATTTTGGTCGGTTCTGAAACAGGCAGCACTTTTGGATTTGCAAAACTTTTAAAACAAGCCTTGGTAAAATCAGGAAAAAGTGTCTTTTTGGGTAAATTAAATTCGTATTCCACCTATAAAAAAGCCCAGCATCTTATCGTCTTGACCGCTACGTATGGCGATGGGCAGCCCACCACGAATGCCAGAAAATTTGAACAGCTTTTCAAAACCGTTCAAGCCACGAAAAAGGTACAGTACTCGGTCGTAGGTTTTGGTTCGTTGCTATACCCCAGGTACTGTTCGTTTGCCGTAACCGTGGAAAATCTGCTTGATGCTTCACCATATTTTGAACAAACAATTCCCTTGTATAAGATAAACAATCAAGACGAACGGTCGTTTTTGGATTGGGCCAAAAAGTGGGAAGAGAAGACATCGGTTTCGTTAAAAATAAAGTTTCCCGAAAAAAAGAAAAAACAGCTTAAAAAAAACAGTTTTAGAGTTGTAGAAAAAACCGACTTAAATAAAGATGATACCTTTTTAATACGGTTACGCCCCGAAAAAAATATACAATTTCAATCTGGAGATTTGGCTGCGATAACCCCTAAGCAGGATAATTTTGAACGTTTATATTCTATTGCCAAAATAGGAGACGATATACTTTTAAGCGTAAAAAAACATAAATTCGGAATATGTTCGCCCTTTTTAAGCGACCTGGCAATTGCAACCCGTATGAATATACGCATCAAAAAAAATCCGGATTTTCATTTTCCAAGGCAAGCCAAATCTGTTGTCCTGATTGCCAATGGCACGGGAATAGCTCCTTTTTTAGGGATGTTGTTTGAAAATATAGGTAAAATACCTGTTCACTTATTTTTAGGCTTACGCACGAAAAAATCCTTGCAGCTATATTCGGATATGCTTTCCAATGCAAGAGCAAAAGAATATGTATCTACTGTAAACATTGCCTATTCAAAGGAAAATCAAAAAAAATATGTGCAAGACCTATTAAAAGACAATATCAAAATAATAAGCGAAACCTTATCGGAGGGGGGTGCAATTTTTATTTGCGGCTCCTTGGCCATGCAACATGGTGTATTGGAAGTATTGGATGACATAACGTATACCGAATTAAAAAAACCGTTGAGCGATTTTGAACAACAGCAACAATTAAAAATGGACTGTTATTGA
- a CDS encoding ABC transporter ATP-binding protein: MKELKHLNKYFKKYWLKLLIGILITIVARIFSLVMPSYVNKSITIAEKYLSGEETETVARQLLTEYILIIIGTTLLAALFTFLMRQTIINVSRYIEYDLKNEVFDHYQFLNLNFYKRNRTGDLMNRISEDVTQVRLYGGPAVMYGINALTLFACLIPLMFIKAPTIALYTVVPFPLLSFLIYKISKIIHRKSTKVQEFLSNLSTFTQESFSGISVIKAYGLEGVTNKELKGLALEGKQKSVDLAKVNAWFFPLMVLLIGISNILVIYIGGKQYIDGEIASIGIIAEFILYVNMLTWPVAIVGWLTSIVQRAEASQKRINEFLQEQPQIKNEVSQHTPVNGKIEFKNVTFTYEDTHITALDNISFIVEQGQTVAIIGKTGSGKSTILDLIARLYDVTSGEILIDGKPIKTLNLKSLREAIGAVPQDAFLFSESIEDNIRFGKNEATKEEIVAVAKAAVVHENIVGFSKKYDTVLGERGITLSGGQKQRVSIARALLKDPQIYLFDDCLSAVDTETEEEILNNLKKASNQKTTLIVSHRVSSAKNADKIIVLENGKILQEGTHDDLNTVNGYYKELYLNQLSEKEN; this comes from the coding sequence ATGAAGGAACTCAAACACCTTAACAAATACTTTAAAAAATATTGGCTCAAACTCTTGATAGGCATACTCATAACCATTGTTGCGCGAATTTTTTCATTGGTTATGCCCAGTTACGTAAACAAATCGATAACCATAGCCGAAAAATATCTTTCAGGCGAAGAAACGGAGACCGTTGCGAGGCAATTGCTCACTGAGTATATTTTAATCATCATCGGGACAACCCTATTGGCGGCACTTTTTACTTTTTTGATGCGACAGACCATAATAAATGTATCACGTTATATCGAATATGACCTAAAAAACGAAGTTTTTGATCATTATCAATTTTTAAACCTCAACTTTTATAAAAGAAATAGAACGGGAGATTTGATGAACCGTATAAGTGAAGATGTGACCCAGGTGCGATTGTATGGCGGACCGGCGGTCATGTACGGCATTAACGCCCTAACCCTATTTGCCTGTTTAATACCGTTGATGTTTATCAAGGCCCCGACCATAGCATTGTATACGGTTGTGCCGTTTCCCTTGCTCTCGTTTCTTATCTATAAAATCAGTAAAATAATCCACCGAAAAAGTACTAAGGTCCAAGAGTTTCTATCAAACCTTTCGACATTTACCCAAGAATCCTTTTCGGGAATCTCGGTCATCAAAGCCTATGGTTTAGAGGGTGTTACCAACAAAGAACTCAAGGGTTTGGCTTTGGAGGGAAAGCAAAAGAGCGTTGACTTGGCCAAGGTAAACGCCTGGTTTTTTCCTTTAATGGTATTATTGATAGGCATCAGTAATATTTTGGTCATATACATTGGCGGCAAACAATATATTGATGGTGAAATAGCATCTATCGGCATAATCGCCGAATTTATTCTTTATGTGAACATGCTTACCTGGCCCGTAGCCATTGTAGGTTGGCTGACTTCAATCGTACAAAGGGCCGAAGCGTCGCAAAAAAGAATAAACGAGTTTTTGCAAGAGCAGCCCCAAATTAAAAATGAAGTATCACAACATACACCAGTAAATGGTAAAATAGAGTTTAAAAATGTAACGTTCACTTACGAGGATACCCATATTACGGCACTTGACAATATTTCTTTCATTGTCGAACAAGGGCAGACCGTCGCCATAATTGGAAAGACGGGGTCGGGAAAGTCAACTATTTTGGATTTGATCGCGCGGCTTTATGATGTTACTTCGGGTGAGATTTTAATCGATGGCAAACCCATCAAAACCTTAAACCTAAAAAGCCTGCGAGAAGCTATCGGAGCCGTACCGCAGGATGCTTTTTTGTTTTCTGAAAGCATTGAGGACAATATCAGGTTTGGTAAAAATGAAGCGACCAAAGAAGAAATCGTGGCCGTGGCCAAAGCAGCGGTCGTACACGAAAACATCGTTGGCTTTTCCAAAAAGTACGATACCGTTTTGGGTGAAAGGGGCATTACGCTGAGCGGTGGCCAAAAACAGCGTGTTTCCATAGCCCGCGCCTTGTTGAAAGACCCACAGATATATCTCTTTGATGATTGTCTTTCAGCAGTGGATACAGAAACCGAAGAGGAAATTTTGAATAATCTCAAAAAGGCATCCAATCAAAAAACCACCCTTATCGTAAGCCATAGGGTATCATCGGCCAAAAATGCGGATAAAATCATCGTTTTAGAGAATGGTAAAATACTACAAGAGGGAACGCACGACGATTTGAACACCGTAAACGGATATTATAAAGAGCTATATTTGAACCAACTATCGGAGAAAGAAAACTAG
- a CDS encoding Dabb family protein, whose protein sequence is MRVTTTFILLFAVSAGISCSDSKSNNKTNDLSTMNDSVLRHVVLFKFKEGTSNDEIKKVEDAFSALPSKIPEIKGYEWGLNNSPEGLEKGFTHCFFLTFNNEADREAYLPHPEHKAFGTVLTPHLDDVLVIDYWTK, encoded by the coding sequence ATGAGAGTAACCACAACGTTTATTTTACTATTTGCCGTATCAGCAGGCATTTCCTGTTCCGATTCAAAATCCAATAACAAAACAAATGATTTGTCAACCATGAACGATTCCGTATTGCGCCACGTGGTCCTATTTAAATTCAAGGAAGGCACTTCCAATGACGAAATTAAAAAGGTAGAAGATGCCTTTAGCGCATTACCTTCAAAAATACCTGAAATCAAAGGCTACGAATGGGGCTTGAACAATAGTCCCGAAGGGTTGGAAAAGGGTTTTACCCATTGTTTCTTTTTGACTTTTAATAACGAAGCGGATAGAGAAGCGTATTTACCACACCCCGAACATAAGGCGTTTGGGACAGTACTCACCCCGCATTTAGATGATGTTTTGGTGATTGATTATTGGACAAAATAA
- a CDS encoding LysE family translocator, producing MNYEILLAFVIATSALAISPGPDNIYVLTQSIVNGKKYGLATVAGLISGCLVHTTLLAFGVSAIIKANAKIFFIIKILGAVYLLHLAYKIYASDASLVLGKGGVPLKSTASLFRQGFVMNVLNPKVTIFFLAFFPGFLFSDSLSTVFQFYVLGFLFMFVSAIIFSGIAVLSGTVSEFITRNNNLGIFLKWMQIVVFVGIAIYLFLSDK from the coding sequence TTGAACTACGAAATTCTGCTCGCATTTGTAATTGCTACGTCAGCTTTGGCCATTTCACCGGGGCCTGATAATATTTACGTATTAACACAAAGCATCGTCAACGGTAAAAAATACGGATTGGCCACAGTTGCCGGACTCATATCGGGCTGTTTGGTACATACCACCTTATTGGCTTTTGGGGTTTCCGCAATTATAAAGGCTAACGCCAAGATATTTTTTATCATTAAAATATTAGGTGCTGTATATCTTCTACATTTGGCGTATAAAATTTATGCGAGCGATGCCTCGCTCGTTTTGGGCAAGGGCGGTGTTCCCCTGAAAAGTACAGCATCACTTTTTAGACAGGGATTCGTTATGAACGTGCTTAATCCGAAGGTGACTATTTTCTTTTTGGCCTTTTTTCCGGGCTTTCTCTTTAGTGACAGCCTATCAACGGTATTTCAATTTTACGTATTGGGTTTTTTGTTCATGTTCGTTTCTGCCATCATATTCAGTGGCATTGCCGTTTTATCGGGAACGGTTTCTGAATTTATTACCAGAAACAATAATCTTGGTATTTTTCTTAAATGGATGCAAATAGTCGTGTTTGTTGGTATTGCCATATATCTGTTTTTATCGGATAAATAG
- a CDS encoding quinone-dependent dihydroorotate dehydrogenase has translation MYSVLLRPILFLFDPEKVHHFSFSAIKFFSKIGFSGLFRALYLIEDKRLEREVFGLKFKNPVGLAAGFDKNAVLYNELSDFGFGFVEIGTLTPKPQAGNPKKRLFRLKADKAIINRMGFNNKGVFEAVEQLKKEHKVLIGGNIGKNKLTSNTDAVKDYLICFDALFPHVDYFVVNVSSPNTPGLRELQDKEPLAALLKELKRENGKCSKRNNINEKPILLKIAPDLANEQLLDIIDIVKATKIDGVIATNTTIERKNLKSHGLLLEEAGGLSGKPLTRRSTDVIRFLAEKSNKAFPIIGVGGIHSADDALEKLEAGADLIQLWTGFVYEGPALVKKINKALLKGLSK, from the coding sequence ATGTATTCCGTTCTTTTGCGTCCCATACTTTTTTTGTTCGACCCCGAAAAGGTGCATCATTTTTCGTTTTCAGCAATTAAATTTTTTTCCAAAATTGGTTTTTCTGGTTTGTTCAGAGCACTTTATTTGATAGAGGACAAACGATTGGAAAGAGAGGTGTTTGGGTTAAAATTTAAAAATCCGGTAGGTCTCGCTGCCGGTTTTGACAAAAATGCCGTGTTATACAATGAGCTGTCCGATTTCGGATTCGGATTTGTGGAAATAGGTACCCTTACCCCAAAGCCACAAGCTGGTAATCCCAAAAAGCGTTTGTTTAGGTTAAAGGCTGACAAAGCCATCATCAACCGTATGGGATTTAACAATAAAGGTGTTTTTGAAGCGGTAGAGCAGCTCAAAAAAGAGCATAAAGTGTTGATAGGCGGTAATATCGGTAAAAACAAGCTTACCTCTAATACCGATGCCGTTAAAGATTATCTAATTTGTTTTGATGCTCTTTTTCCCCATGTAGATTATTTTGTGGTAAATGTGAGTTCCCCCAATACACCGGGTTTACGAGAGTTGCAAGATAAAGAACCGCTAGCGGCTTTGCTGAAGGAGCTAAAAAGGGAAAACGGGAAATGCTCAAAGCGAAATAATATAAATGAAAAACCTATCCTTTTAAAAATCGCTCCGGATTTAGCCAACGAACAATTATTGGACATCATTGATATCGTAAAAGCCACTAAAATTGATGGGGTCATTGCGACCAATACGACCATTGAACGAAAAAATTTGAAGTCCCATGGTCTCTTATTAGAGGAGGCCGGTGGTTTGAGCGGAAAACCCTTGACCCGAAGAAGTACCGATGTTATCCGTTTTTTGGCTGAAAAAAGCAACAAGGCTTTTCCGATAATAGGTGTTGGTGGAATACACTCCGCAGATGACGCTTTGGAAAAATTGGAGGCTGGTGCGGATTTAATACAACTTTGGACAGGTTTTGTATATGAAGGTCCTGCTTTGGTCAAAAAAATCAATAAGGCACTTTTAAAAGGATTGAGCAAATAA
- a CDS encoding hydroxymethylglutaryl-CoA lyase, translating to MPEKVKVIECPRDAMQGIKTFIPTNEKVRYIQSLLGCGFDTIDFGSFVSPKAIPQMTDTAEVLSQLDLSNTQSKLLAIVANVRGAKDAAKHSEIRYLGFPFSISENFQMRNTHKTIAQSVETLREIFNIADAADKEVVTYISMGFGNPYGDPWDVEIVGEWTEKLAAMGAKILSLSDTVGTSDPETIDYLFSNLIPKYPEIEFGAHLHTIPTKWHEKVNAAFNAGCRRFDGAVQGFGGCPMAKDELTGNMPTEKMLSHFTAKKADSGVNWMVFEAAYNKASELFGKYH from the coding sequence ATGCCCGAAAAAGTCAAAGTAATCGAATGTCCACGTGATGCCATGCAAGGCATAAAAACCTTTATTCCCACAAATGAAAAGGTAAGGTACATTCAATCTTTATTGGGTTGCGGTTTTGATACTATCGATTTTGGAAGTTTTGTATCGCCAAAGGCCATTCCGCAAATGACGGATACGGCCGAAGTATTGTCCCAATTGGATCTATCAAATACACAGAGCAAATTATTGGCCATTGTTGCCAATGTGCGCGGGGCAAAGGACGCTGCTAAACATTCGGAAATTCGGTATTTGGGATTTCCCTTTTCCATCTCGGAGAACTTTCAAATGCGAAATACACATAAGACCATTGCACAGTCCGTAGAAACGTTACGGGAAATTTTCAATATCGCCGATGCGGCCGATAAAGAAGTGGTGACCTATATTTCGATGGGTTTCGGCAATCCCTATGGTGACCCTTGGGATGTTGAAATAGTAGGGGAGTGGACGGAGAAATTAGCGGCAATGGGCGCAAAGATTTTGTCATTGTCGGATACTGTGGGAACATCGGACCCGGAAACGATAGATTATCTTTTCTCAAACCTTATTCCCAAATATCCGGAAATTGAGTTTGGCGCACACTTGCATACCATCCCCACCAAATGGCATGAAAAAGTAAATGCCGCCTTCAATGCGGGATGTAGGCGTTTTGATGGTGCAGTACAGGGTTTTGGCGGTTGCCCAATGGCAAAAGACGAACTAACGGGCAATATGCCCACCGAAAAAATGCTTTCCCATTTTACGGCTAAAAAAGCGGATTCAGGTGTGAATTGGATGGTTTTTGAAGCGGCCTACAATAAAGCTTCTGAACTTTTTGGCAAATACCACTAG
- the nusB gene encoding transcription antitermination factor NusB: MLTRRHIRVKVMQCIYALIQSKDDSLEKQEKFLNYSIQNMYSLYLLMLSLFIELHQMAEKQLQLSVKKYLATSSDEYPDKNRFVDNKILKQISNNKKLREELSKRKLKNWYLNDEYIKIIYKEAINSEAYHDYMLSKTNSYEEDRNVILELFKNIIAPNEKIQDYFEDDKLTWVDDIPIVNTFLLKQFKHIKSGQNENFFLPKLLKDEADLDFAQKLLSKTLLNNAEWEKEIEGKTPNWDNDRIADIDSILLKMAICELLNFSSIPEKVTLNEYLEISKEYSTPKSSIFINGVLDKLVKEYKSNGKLKKMGRGLL, translated from the coding sequence ATGCTCACGAGAAGACACATTAGGGTCAAAGTAATGCAATGTATCTACGCCTTGATACAATCCAAGGACGACTCTTTGGAGAAACAGGAAAAGTTTTTGAACTACAGCATTCAAAACATGTATTCGTTATATCTTTTGATGCTAAGCCTTTTTATCGAGCTTCATCAAATGGCAGAAAAGCAATTGCAACTTTCCGTTAAAAAATATTTGGCTACCTCTTCCGATGAGTATCCCGATAAAAACAGGTTCGTTGACAATAAGATTCTAAAACAGATCTCAAACAACAAAAAACTACGGGAAGAACTCTCCAAACGAAAACTGAAAAATTGGTACCTGAACGACGAGTACATCAAAATTATTTACAAAGAAGCCATTAATAGCGAAGCATACCACGATTACATGTTGTCAAAGACCAACTCTTACGAAGAAGACCGCAATGTAATTTTAGAACTGTTCAAGAACATTATCGCCCCCAATGAAAAAATACAGGACTATTTTGAAGATGACAAGCTCACTTGGGTAGATGATATTCCCATTGTAAACACTTTCTTGCTCAAACAATTCAAACATATAAAATCAGGTCAAAACGAGAATTTTTTCCTGCCCAAACTTCTCAAGGATGAGGCAGACCTTGATTTTGCCCAAAAATTACTTTCAAAAACCTTATTGAACAACGCCGAGTGGGAAAAAGAGATTGAGGGCAAGACTCCTAACTGGGACAATGACCGCATTGCCGATATAGATTCAATTCTTTTAAAAATGGCCATTTGTGAGCTGTTGAACTTTTCATCCATTCCCGAAAAGGTAACCTTGAACGAATATTTAGAGATTTCCAAAGAATACTCGACACCTAAGAGCAGTATTTTCATCAATGGCGTTTTGGACAAACTGGTAAAAGAATATAAATCAAACGGTAAGTTAAAAAAAATGGGGCGTGGATTATTATAA